In the Hordeum vulgare subsp. vulgare chromosome 7H, MorexV3_pseudomolecules_assembly, whole genome shotgun sequence genome, one interval contains:
- the LOC123410058 gene encoding uncharacterized protein LOC123410058, producing the protein MDRFVDMQHVRLRNRVLDKYYLCADDDGEGVSISQHRNSLNAAWRVHIYHGADGPHLLLHSAAYGRYLSATGTPAPPFHHGFRAKQRDYDQPVVPSIMWLAVRAGLGGGILLENGGVRYLRANGKYLRWNTGVTVENRDIEKVSAMMRWTVEPILLRERPPRIPGPIRTRLPDDLSVTVFRRQPGAWQVIRFVQANPDGWFPEAHQDWSAFHFRGRSLYHLRDELARQVKQQPDGIAMCVRAGRYGRPTPLVVNLPRGGWGDTLQIIVVVSGTPAYEGLRYPNVG; encoded by the exons ATGGACCGGTTCGTCGACATGCAGCACGTGCGGCTGCGGAACCGCGTGCTCGACAAGTACTACCTCTGCGCGGATGACGACGGGGAGGGCGTCTCCATCAGCCAGCACCGCAACTCGCTCAACGCGGCGTGGAGGGTGCACATCTACCACGGCGCCGACGGCCCGCATCTGCTCCTCCACAGCGCCGCCTACGGCCGCTACCTCTCCGCCACGGGCACGCCCGCACCGcccttccaccacggcttccgcgccAAGCAGCGCGACTACGACCAGCCGGTGGTGCCGTCCATCATGTGGCTGGCCGTCAGGGCTGGGCTGGGCGGCGGCATCCTGCTCGAGAACGGCGGCGTCCGCTACCTCCGCGCCAACGGCAAGTACCTCCGCTGGAACACCGGCGTCACCGTCGAGAACAGAGACATCGAGAAGGTCAGCGCCATGATGCGCTGGACCGTCGAGCCCATCCTCCTCAGAGAGCGCCCGCCTCGCATTCCAGGCCCGATTCGG ACTCGCCTCCCCGATGACCTCTCCGTGACCGTGTTCCGTCGCCAGCCGGGGGCGTGGCAGGTGATTCGGTTCGTGCAAGCGAACCCCGATGGATGGTTCCCCGAGGCCCACCAAGACTGGTCCGCCTTTCATTTCAGGGGGAGGTCCTTGTACCACCTGAGGGACGAGCTGGCCAGGCAGGTCAAACAGCAGCCCGACGGCATCGCCATGTGCGTCCGAGCAGGCCGCTACGGGAGGCCCACCCCACTTGTTGTCAACCTGCCCCGCGGTGGCTGGGGCGACACCCTCcagatcatcgtcgtcgtctccgGGACCCCTG CCTATGAAGGGCTACGATACCCGAATGTCGGCTGA